Genomic DNA from Mycolicibacterium helvum:
CCGCACCGACCAACGCGGGGGCGTTGGGCATCACCCGGACCACCGGCGAGCCAGCGGGCAGCCGGGACTCGTAAAAGCCGATCGTCACGCCAGCGACGACGGTCACGAAGACCTGTTCGATGGTGTCGCTCTCGGCCTGGGCGGCGGCGTCGGCGATGGCGGCGACGACCGACTCGGCGTCGCCGGGTTTCACAGCGACGATCACGAACGCCGCGGTTTCGACCGCCTCGGCGACCGTAGCCATCCGAACCGAGTACTTCTCGCCCAAGTAGCGGGCCCGTTCCGGCATCCGCTCCGACACCACAAGGTCTTTAACCTGCCGGCCCGCCCGAAGGAGCCCGGCAAGGATCGCCTCGCCCATACTGCCGCCGCCGATGATCGCGATTCTGGCCATGTCGGAAGACCCTAGCGGGCCTGAGCAAACGTTATTGGGCGGGCACCAAGGCCAGCTGACGGGTCTGCACGATGATGCGCCCCGCGCTGTCAACCACAATGTGGTCTTCGTCGAACCAGTCCTGACCGATCTGCGTCGTCGTACAGGCCACCCGCAGCCAGCCGTCATCGGGCCTGCCGCGTAGGTACGCGGTCATCTGCACCGTGGGAGCCCAGCCCCGGCGGTTCACCGCGTAGCAGACCGGCACCGAGATGTCGCCGCACATCAGCGCGAACAACACGTCCACCGGACCCTCCTTGGGCCGGACCCAGATCGTGAACACCGGTGCCCCGGCCTCGGTGACCGTCTCGGTCAGCTCCGGACGGATGTCGCAGCCGCGAGCCAGATTGTTGATCGCCGCGGCGGGATGGCCCGGGCCGATCGGCTCGATATGCGCGGGCGGCTCCACAC
This window encodes:
- a CDS encoding thioesterase family protein encodes the protein MYPRFDDVMALHPLDGGFEANLNEHWTIGPKIHGGVMLALCAKAAREAYAYEGFEPVAVSADFLSAPDPGPVRLITGVQKRGRRIGLVDVALSQGERVCVRAVVTLGDPEHHVAPLLSANPVTALMSVEPPAHIEPIGPGHPAAAINNLARGCDIRPELTETVTEAGAPVFTIWVRPKEGPVDVLFALMCGDISVPVCYAVNRRGWAPTVQMTAYLRGRPDDGWLRVACTTTQIGQDWFDEDHIVVDSAGRIIVQTRQLALVPAQ